The genomic interval AATGAATGCTCATTTTGGTATCATTTTAGTAgttaataaagaaagatgtcttttgtcttgtcacaagcttgggacaaagaaaaaattctgagtccccatgaggaatcgaacctcaggcCTTCAGATTCTGTACttcaatgctctaccactgagccacagagagtTCATGGTGAGCGAGGtccattacaaagttcataaTTATATGACACGTGTCCTGCAGACTGTTTGcatcagcaatgtcaatagcaACTTCAAATTGGATTTCCTTGTTTTTGCCTTGTTTGTAACTGGAACTaagaaaatacaatgaaagTACACTAGTTTAAAACCACTGTGACCCAAACTCATCTCAAACTACCAAATAATTGAACTGACCAAGTTCATCCTCTTCTGTTGGTTCATCATCTCTTTTAATGCTGGGATAAACAGCAGTCACCAAATGACATAACCCAGGAAGCTTGAAGTGATGCACTTTAACAAGAGCTAATGAGCCTCCCTAAAACAAGAAGTGTAAGGAAAGATTGTGAACTCAGTAATGAGCAGCTTACTTTTCTTTAGCTACTCTCTATTATCTTAAACAGGAATGTGTCTTCCATTTAGGCTTCATTTTTCATTAGAACTCCAACTTTAGCTTTCCCACTCCCTAGATCAAACTATAGATTCTCCCCACTGTCTCACCCACACTTCTGATAATTTCagcaatgagaatttgtttttaaatcaaacaatatccccttgttaatattttccttgaattttcatcactgttctgcttgaaattgtactaatattataaggagaaattccattttgGTCACTCCTGAGTTCAAACGGGGTTGAAGGAAGATGGTGAATATCTACCACAATTGAAGCACAAAGGAAAGTATTTCGTCCCTCAACAAGAatttgaacctcagaccttccaATTGGCTTCTCTTAAGTTTGAATTCTAAGTTTAGATGGGAAtcagatttttcctttgtcttacCTTTGATACATGTTTGttaatttcatctttgtttGATTAGCAAGCTCAAAAATTTCTCGTCATTCTTAATCTATTTCTACACAACTCAAACTTAAtgttaaaattattcaattccATTTAATATGTTCATGTTAAGTCCAACGTCTTAATACAATATACTCTAAACAGAACAGAGCGGACACAATTCATAAAATATCTTTAGATTTAACTCAAAAATACATGACTGAGTTCATTCCAATTGGCAGAAAGAACCACTTAACCATACCTTGGAAAACTGTGCCATAATTGAGGCCATCTCTCTAAGCTGATTGCACATGGcagaaataaataactttggCAGACTTTTCAATGGAGTGTCCCTTGATAAATTTAACACCACATCAAGCGCCAGGTTGTACTTAGTTTTTGACTTTGTCTCtatgaaaacaaagtaaaacattCAGGAAACTTCTCACAGgcttggttttaattttgactATTATACAGTGACATTATGATTATCATTTTACCACATTAAATCTCTAAAATATAGAGCTTTGATAACAAtgtgcttattgactgagtggaaGGGCTGTAGGGGAAACATTTAGCTTGAGTTCGGACCAAGCAGAGTAAAGTGCCCGTGTATCATGAcagagagccaaatattttcacaTGCAGCCTACCCTAACTcatcaataagcattttattatTTGACTGTCACTCTTCTCtttgtccttttttctttcagctcaCTTGGCCATGATGCCTTCTACAGCCCTGCCCATGCTAGTGGGTACAGCCCTCAAACCTGGTTTTTTGTCAAATGTTTTTCAATCTCAGTGCATGAAGCTGTTTGGGTCatacaatgataataataactattGATTTGAATACAGCATGGGGTGTCACCTTTCTTGTATTGGATAACTGGCACAAATGTTTCATGATCCCTGATATTGTCTGTCAGCTGAGATAAGTATCGTACATCCAGTACATCCTAGGATAAAGGAGAGGATATGATTGTGAATGGAAAACCAGTGCCACATGACAACATCTGTTTCTACACTGGCCTGTATATAACAAAAGTAAAGCCTCAAACCTTAAGTTTCACGGAGCCAGAAGGAGGAGCAGGCTTTGcacttttctgttttcctttactcttgCCTGATCCATGTAtactttgcaatttttcttgtCCTAATTCAATCCTTTCCAAAAGTGATTCACAGCTTATTGACTCATCGCTTCCACTATCCACATTCTTAAGCAACAATTTACAGTCTTTTATATGGAAGGCAGTTGAGGTTGAATCTAATTCTTTGCAAGACTTTTCAATATTCTTTGCAATTTCTGACATACCTGTgagagaagtaaaaaaaaaattctcacttttctttcaaatatcCTTATAATTTTATTCCTGTTTTTATCTTAGTTTTTCTCCCTATAACTTTTCAGTTCTTCATACATCAGGACATTTCAAGTTTGCATATACTCCACTCTactctttattttaaaaatttatggcTATTAGGTTTGTTTGATCAGGAAATATCTTCACACTGATGGAAAGCAATCATGGTAAGTAATGACAGGGGTCAAAATGACAGTCGAGCAATGGACAAAACCCAGTCATATTTAGGTTTTCCCTGGCCAACTCCTTGGATGGCAAGACATTTTGTCTATTGGTTTACAAATGAAGAATTTAATTCCAAGCTAAATTCAGGTTGTAAATATGGCCATATCACTTTTCCTGCATTGAGTTTGAGACTACATGTATGATGCAAGAGTGGTAGATATACCACTTTTTTTGAtaaggagggggaggaggggaggagggaaTTATTTAGATATGACATCATGGACATTTGTCTGggcaaaaaaacagttttgtttggCGCCAACTGGACATTGTTTCAAGCCTTGAATGATCATCATTTACTGTCCCCTATTGAGTTCACAAAATAATCATGATACTTTGAAAAAATACTGATATGTCATGCTATAATAGGGATAAGTCAGCCATCTTAAGAACATACCATTTTGATCTCTTGAGACAGATAGAGGTATGTTTGCTTGAACTCGAAAGCAAATCCTCTTTTTCTGAAATTCTTCCTGTATACATGTTTCTTGCCATTCACACTCAGACACTGATTCAAGATCcttgttgtaaataaaacacTTTTCTCTTTCACCATCACTGGTATTTATGTGCTGGAACAGTACAAATGGACTGTTGGTTACTGAATCATCCTGTGAAATATGAAAAGTTAAAATGTAAGGATGTATCTTAGTTGTCTACTAATAATtcccctagttgatatttttatttttttcttgtcacttgtctgcttgacagtgtattgatattgtaaagagaaattctgtcaaggtcactcatgggagctaaagggttaattaaaccTTTTACTCTTGggagtgatcaacatgaaaagTCTCCttacaaatttatttattgttctCTTGTGGTTCATCTGATTGTCTGAGCACAAGATAAAAGAGTTTGAGATTATCACTGTAACTAATGTTTTTGGAATTGAATCCAAAATCAATGATGAAAAACAATGGAACACAAAGGTTTCattttagccctttacaccctaacatcaaactgcatattctccatactgttctctgagtatttcctaaggtgctgacaaggagaatttgtttagcaatcaagggcttctttagttggtgatcatttcctttactctaaTTACCTTAGTGTCTGATTCAAGGGTGGTATTGTACGaagaaattagataccagtcaCTGACTCTTACAAGTACGTCTATACTTCTAAATTGAGTTCTAGAAAATATATTAGAGATTCATAATCTCACCTTTGAACATTTCCCATCAAATATTCTTTTAACCTCATCAGGTTCGAAATTTGTTGGTTTAACACATGAATAGTAAATTCCTACCAGATTTATCCCTATAAGAGGAAAGAATCAGGCAgagttaataataaaataacaaccattacaatttttccttctttacatagAAGCTACATGCCTTCCCCTATGGTCAATGCTAATATATGTAGGTGGCTCAGtcttcaaatttaattttaaatgaaggTACTATTAGAGTATCCTAAATTACATTAcattaataattatataataacaaagaaaattgttatcataaacaataaaataagaaagaggGAGAACAGCTTGGTGGATGAATTATGTAGAATGGTAAGGACTTTAATATGTGTTAACAATTACTTTGAGGAGAATTTACTGAAGAAAGATATTATGTATGTCATGAAAGGAATTGTACCTAGtagtaaaatttttattttaaatttgaatgatTCTTTTGGAAATTCCCTAAAAGAGGATACCAATTCTTGAGAAAGCATTTTTACATTACAAGGTTTGAgggttttaaattaaattaactaTACAACTATGACAATTTGTTATTACTGATGGATTGAAAAGCTTAATAAAGAACAAAGAGAGGCCAGTCAAACAGTAGATGGCTTCATGAATTGTTGGTTGGCTCACTAGATGAAAAGAAGGGATTATGAATGAATGGTTGGAAACATAATAAAAAGGGTTAATAAGACAGGCAAGATGTGAATTGATGAtgggttaagaaaaaaatttaagcagaCAGACCAACAGACTGTGTTTTGTGTTGTTCTGTGCTACAAGAAACTACATTTTGGAGGCAATTCTATGAGCAGTAAAATCACTGCATATTTAATTAGCCCAATGACAAAACAAAGCAAGCTATCAATCGTAACATATTGTAACAGACCAACAGAAAAAGGTGATATTTCAGAGCGATTGCAATGGGCTAATGCCagaaacttcagcttttaaactctttatggtagccaatttacattatcaactcagttgataatacttcaTTACCCCAACAGacatacagacagacagacttaCAGATGGACAGACAGACTTACAGATGGACAGACAGACTTACAGATGGACAGATAGACTTGTAGACAAATGACCAAATGGATGAACAAATGAATAATTTGATAAGACtagcaaaataatttgtaatttatctATACATAAGACccctgaaataaaagaaaaattaattctgtatgatattcattttaaaaaaactaagtCTGTCATGTTCATGGCTGTGTGCGTTAATTAAGGTAGTAGAATATCACATGCAGATTACAACTTAAAATACAAACCGTTTGGAATGAGAGAAAACAATTCTGATTTCTCACTTTTCCAGTCAGGAATTCCTGGATACCCTTTCTTAGCTGGAGGATGACTTCCTGTACAAGCCACACATCCTATTATGCGAATTTTATTTAGGAAAACGTCGCCATaaagatagcaaagaaaattatcgTATTTTCCTTCCTCAAGATTCTTCGTCCGTTGAAgcaatttcttgaaaaataaaatataccaGATATTTATCTCAGATATCAAAATTAATAATACTAGCTATAGACATCGAAAAATTAACGAAAGCTGATATTTTTACCTGTTTTATCGAAAAATCGATAAAAACCTGCATGTCCGCCATGTTTTTTTACGGTAGCCCGCGGTATAAAACTTGCGGTTTTTATCCTAACCGTTATAGAGGTCATGTAACGTTAatatattatttgtttttcttcttcatgaGATGATCAAAGCATCTTGCTTGAACAAAGCTTGTTTTGCCATTcctaaattctctgaaaaatcgaaaattatCACAGGATCTTATACCAAAGGGAGAATAAGTCTACTTAATATTTATGGAAAACTTATGGAATCGAAACAtcgatggaaattttttccattcttcttcAGCTTTTGTAAACTCGCGGGCATCTGCAGACCCGACAACAACAGACTGGTCCAAACGGTTCATTTGTGTCATcctttaaaaaacatttcatcagcGATACATGCTGCGGAAAACTTTGTAAGTAAAGAGTCCTCTCCCCTTTCATTTTCTCATCAAAGGGAAAGGACATTGATACTGAGACATATTCTTGGTCATTTCTTGTGTATTGGTCATAGGCCAAATACGTCCTTTAAAGGAAGTAACGTCGAAACTGAAACAAAGGCCGGTTGTTGCAGAGTGAAAGAAGTGAGTGACTCGTTGGATGAAATTGGGAGTGTTAGTCAGATAAAAATGACAAGTGTAAATCAAAGAGACCCCTCTACCTATCACAAATGTGGTGATGTCAATCGAGATCAAGAACTAGAAAATCATCAGCATTGTGGTAAAAATACGAGTACTTTGGAACTATCTGGTGGATTTTCGGAGTCACCGTCTGAACAACAAGTACACTGTCCCACTGCTCCTGCTGGTGATGATGTGGAAGACAGCAATTTATTCACAATGGACACTGAGAGATCTGAATTGTCTCAAAGCTTTACAAATCAAAAAGAAACTGATAGAAACCGTGATAATAAGCCACTTGCCTTGGATGCTCTCACTGACCAGAAGCCAGGTgcaaaatacaaacaaagaaagggagacaaaagaaagggaaaagagCAACTGAATGCATTATCAGACGTTGGCAATGCAGATGCTGCTGGTGCGTGTGTGAACAGACACAATGTATCCTTGtcccaaagaaacaaaaggccTAAAAGGATACAACCAAACTTTTTCTTGGCTGTGCGCATTCATAATCCTCAGATACATGCTGGTATCAAGGTTATCCAAGACTCGATTGTCTCACACAGTAAGGAACTGAAGCCAGCCTTTGTCTCCTTGGCAACATTGCATGTTACCCTCATGGTCATGCACCTAGAGGATGCTGAAGAAATTCAGAAAGCAGGAAAAGTATTGCATCAGTGCAAGACATCTTTGGAATCCATCCTGGCCAAAAGTGATGTGATGATAAGATTCTCTGGTCTTGGCCACTTTGGACATAGAGTTCTCTATGCAAAACTTGAGGAAGAGGGAAGTGACTTTTTGAAATCAGTTGAGGAAATTGTGcgtgaaatatttacaaaagaaGGCATCCCTTCAACTGATTCTCGAGAGTACAATCCTCATATGACTGTCATGAAGTTAATACGCCATAACCAACAGTTGAGGAGGAGTGGGGTCAGGAAAATCCCTGAGGAGAGCTATGCAAGCTGGGTCGACTTCAATTTTGGGGAAGAGCCAGTGACGGCTTTGCACTTATGTGCAATGGGTGAGAAAGATACAGATGGGTTTTATAAGTGTATGGCAACAATGACATTTGCTGATTCAGATGAAACCTCTTTCAGTTGAACAGAAAAGGCAAGGACAAAGTCAGTAACATGAAAGGGAAGTCAAAGAAACACTTCACAATAATCTTGGCCACGGTTTGAACTAAGATCTCACCATCCAGAGAACAGTGTTCTGGCCATTAGGCCACAATGTCTGCCATAGAGCACATTAGGATAGTTTAAAATCAATAGGATTCCGTCAGTATtgcaaaaattcattttcttaattaattataaatcCTAGTAATTTTATCTTTACTCTCAATGATATGCCTTTTTAATTTACACTATTTTAAGACTGAGCAGGTACAAGACACAATTTAATATACAGCAAAGAGCTCACATCaaatggtttattttttccCATGTGTATGATAAACTGATTCTCTTTTATAAAATTACATCACTGAACCAAAAAATAtagaagaggaaaagaaagattaTCACAACTCTAGGTCTTAGACTGAACTAATTTTATTCAGTCACTCAAGGTCATTCCTCTGAAGTAGAACCTGCGAAACTTTGCCTTTTGGTTGTTTGTctcatgaaaatgtaaattttgaaataagaaagggtggggggggggtgagTAAGCGGCAAAATATACACCTTGTACTCCTTGTAGTTACCCATAGAGTTCCTTTAATATTAttagaattatatttttgagtaTCTGCTAAATGTGCACTTCcaaaaattgttcctttacCTACAATGAGAattgttttacatttatttgtttCCTCTTAATTATTGAAAGCCTAGCCCAGTTGCATTCTGATAATCCTATCATATTCTATGCATAGAAATTATAAGTTGTACtttcaactggaaaaaaattattcatactACCGTTTAGTTTCCCATGAAATGAAACCTGGgacattaatttcaaaatttaaagaccatcaatctttttttttgtattttttacaaATTCCTTTGACACCCTTAAAACTATCTTAAGCAATTCAAttgcatgaaaaatttttccttcacgATATTTCATGTAAACAATCATGGGAGTATCCACTGATAAAAATTACAGGGGTATTTGTTGTACCTCAAAAGGGGGTGAAATTTGTAGGTTAGTGTCATGTAAGGTATCAATTCTTGAACAACTACTATAGagatttttgttgatttttcagtCCTTTTACCCCTCAgtgtgaccagcatctaatttctccttacaataatgTTACTAAATCATtcagatcatgagaataaaggaaatgatcgcaaacCATAGAAGCTTTAATTGTTCAATTAATTCTTCTTGTCATTACCAAAGGTAATGTGTAGAGAAGAGTAAAGAGATTTAGGATTCTGATGTTAGAGTATAAAAGTTTACAGGCCTTTGAGGTTATCAGTCTAAAATAAATTAAGGAACTCAATGAATGTTACCTTCTTGTGTAAAATTAATGGGATCATGTGCTTTTGGTAGCCTCTGTCTAATTGTTAGTCATTGTTTGATCAAGATATTAGTTGATAGTCAATGGTTGGCTGATAATAAGTTAAAAGTGGGTTATTTTTTTGGCAATATTTGGTTGATAGTTGGTTCAAAATTGGCAAATAGTCAGACAAAACTACTAGAAAATAGTTGCTAGTCAACTAACGGGGGCGAGTCTAAGATTTTCAAAAGGGGGCACTATGAGTGCCATAGGTGCGAGCTTTCCAGGGGAGTCTAGGGACATGAAGATGCATAGTTCCCAATTGGCAGCCTCCAATTCACCGCACCCATGGCTCAGCAGCCTATTTGTTGTCTACAATGAAGATTTGGGCCACAAATGATGCCGGTTACATCTTGAAAGTTGtctgataatattttttagaaCCTTTCTTACAGTGAGAGttagttttgatttttaaaaactcAGTTCAGCACTGATATTAATTTTTGATCCAGCTAAAAGGGGGAGTGGTATGggccccctcccccccccccttggaTCTGCTACTGACTAACACAGCTTCAGTTGTATTGATGTACAGGTATTTGTAGTTGGCCAATATCTCATGTGACATTTGTTGAGTGTCAGTCAACTATTGGCTGATTCTCATTCACTTATTAGCCAACAATCAGCCAATGATTTCCTGACTGTCATATGACTATAggttaatcctttacacccacAAGTGACTAAGACataatttctctctacaatatcaagcagacaagtgatgagattaaaaaaaaaacaaataaattatacaATTCTCAgaatgtaaggagaattgctgatgagatcttgggagtgaaagggtgaattACAAAGCCATTTTTGATTGAGTATCAACTGAGATACCAATCAAACATTTGTccttgttcaaataatttaacacCAATTTAAATATGACAAGATTTCCTTAGGGACATCATGTTGCCTTAGGTTTTGTACAACACAGTTTTTCTTTATTGCCATGCGGCAAAGAACCCTTAACTTAGCAGGGGAGTCATTCATTTTGAATACTAACAGATTAGAGATGTCTTGGCTTCGATCTTCCATGTTCACATTACAACAGTGAGTGACCAGAAGCTGATGTCCATTTGGAGAAATTGTACAACTTGTGTAATTGTCTGTTCCTTTCCTATGATCCATTTGTAAAAGTTCTTCAGCATCAAATTCAGCCTCCTGCTTTGAAAGATTGACTTCATGCTTCAAAAAGACTGCAAATTGTCTCTTATTAGAGTCAGTTCCACTTTGGGGAATCACAATATAGTTATCATAAGGCGATAGAAAGAACTCATACACTGAAGATGCCAAATGTCCTTCAATGTTCACTTTCTGCAGAAGATTTCCACAAGTGTCCCAAATTAACACTGACTTACAGTCTTCAAAATCCATCACTAATTGATTTTCATCGTTTGAAGGCATTTTTATTCGTTGACCACTGCACAgtgcaaaaaagaaatttccaCTTTTAGAATATTTTGCGTCAGCTACAAAGTGATAGCCTTTGAGCTGTGTCTCTGCAATAACTGTGAAAGACTCCACGTCGATGAAAACCAGACCAATGAAAAACACGTAGGAACCTCTGCCTATGATTGCTATACTCTTCTGATCAGGGCTAAAATCAAGCAACTTCCACGAGAATGGATGATTCATTAACTCCATTTCATCACTTCTGATGTGACGCACACAATGGATTTGAAAACGATTCCGCTCAGCTAATCTCTTTTCTTCGACTGCGATTTCCAACAATATGAATTGCCCGCCATTTAAAATTACACCGAGCCAGTAGCGACCCCTCCGCAACGCTGACACTTTCATGAAGTTGACACTCCCTCCCCAATGAAAATTATTGCTATTCTGTCGCCTACACTTGTCTAATATCAGTTCCATTTCTTTGTGGAGCTTTTCATCTTTGTGATCGGAGTCAGGGCATGAGAACACAAGAACACAAATTCGAAAATCTTCCAAACGAGCGAAAACGTTCAACAGAGGATAATCGCAAGTCGCAGTTAAATCGCAAACAATTTCAAGCACAGTGCAACGAAAGACCAAGTTATAGGAAAATTCACTTTCAATATCTCCGCTTTGCAAGTTCAGAAATTTTAAACAGACGTCGACTCTTCTCGTAGCTCCTGGTGAATAATCATCCTCCAGCCGATCCGAGGTGCGTACAATAACTGCAAGGTTTATATCTTCGCGTATTATCCAAGCAACTTTGTCGTTAGTTTTGAAGTAAAAAGGAACTTGTGCTTTAGCGAGAAGTTTTACTGTTCCCTTGTACTCGACGTCCTCCATGTTTGATCGCACTTACTTCACACCAACTACTTATTAAAGCGTATTTAATACCTATTCCTGAGTTGCGTAAACGTTTCCTCCACCTACTTCCATATTGGGAACGTTTTACCTTGATATTGCGACAGCAGAAAACATATGTTTTGgcaaaattacaacaattgaAAATGATCAGTTACAATTTTATTCGCCAATATTATTTCCGGTTACACCATTTCTAAGTGCATA from Pocillopora verrucosa isolate sample1 chromosome 14, ASM3666991v2, whole genome shotgun sequence carries:
- the LOC131789680 gene encoding ufm1-specific protease 2 — its product is MADMQVFIDFSIKQKLLQRTKNLEEGKYDNFLCYLYGDVFLNKIRIIGCVACTGSHPPAKKGYPGIPDWKSEKSELFSLIPNGINLVGIYYSCVKPTNFEPDEVKRIFDGKCSKDDSVTNSPFVLFQHINTSDGEREKCFIYNKDLESVSECEWQETCIQEEFQKKRICFRVQANIPLSVSRDQNGMSEIAKNIEKSCKELDSTSTAFHIKDCKLLLKNVDSGSDESISCESLLERIELGQEKLQSIHGSGKSKGKQKSAKPAPPSGSVKLKDVLDVRYLSQLTDNIRDHETFVPVIQYKKETKSKTKYNLALDVVLNLSRDTPLKSLPKLFISAMCNQLREMASIMAQFSKGGSLALVKVHHFKLPGLCHLVTAVYPSIKRDDEPTEEDELVSYRLKLHKRLLLPENRPLMRPSNRYKFENERQQGIYLTNPHTGLVGGICGTVAVVDGTYSYHHYMQDNFNDDGWGCAYRSLQTIASWFVHQGYTSKSVPSHREIQQALVDLQDKGKEFVGSRQWIGSFEVSMCLEHLLGVTSKIMFVSTGAEMRTKGRDLLHHFQTQGTPIMIGGGVLAHTILGVDFNDQTGDIRFLILDPHYTGGEDLKVILDKGWCGWKGPDFWNQQVHYNMCMPQRPDMI
- the LOC131789729 gene encoding uncharacterized protein, translated to MIKASCLNKACFAIPKFSEKSKIITGSYTKGRISLLNIYGKLMESKHRWKFFPFFFSFCKLAGICRPDNNRLVQTVHLCHPLKNISSAIHAAENFVSKESSPLSFSHQRERTLILRHILGHFLCIGHRPNTSFKGSNVETETKAGCCRVKEVSDSLDEIGSVSQIKMTSVNQRDPSTYHKCGDVNRDQELENHQHCGKNTSTLELSGGFSESPSEQQVHCPTAPAGDDVEDSNLFTMDTERSELSQSFTNQKETDRNRDNKPLALDALTDQKPGAKYKQRKGDKRKGKEQLNALSDVGNADAAGACVNRHNVSLSQRNKRPKRIQPNFFLAVRIHNPQIHAGIKVIQDSIVSHSKELKPAFVSLATLHVTLMVMHLEDAEEIQKAGKVLHQCKTSLESILAKSDVMIRFSGLGHFGHRVLYAKLEEEGSDFLKSVEEIVREIFTKEGIPSTDSREYNPHMTVMKLIRHNQQLRRSGVRKIPEESYASWVDFNFGEEPVTALHLCAMGEKDTDGFYKCMATMTFADSDETSFS